Proteins from a single region of Pseudomonas sp. BSw22131:
- a CDS encoding methyltransferase, giving the protein MPLLDSPFAQLDLIRQPEQSDDPLQAFDAADEYLLNYVAEQGLTLQTKVLVLNDNFGALAASLAPHATVTSSSDSFLGAQALEKNLVRNGQAFDAVPVLPASEPLTGVFDWVLIRVPKTLALLEEQLICLQGRLAPDARVIAAGMIKHLPRSAGELMEEYIGPVQASLAVKKARLLFATPQSKPVQTSPYPTRYTLDDPKIELLNHANVFCRDGLDIGTRAFLPFLPQNLGSARVADLGCGNGVLAIASALTNPDAHYTLVDESFMAVQSARENWRAALGDREAQIHAGDGLAAQAPDSLDLVLCNPPFHQQQTVGDFLAWRMFQQARAALVTGGALLIVGNRHLGYHSKLARLFRGVEQVGATPKFVILKARK; this is encoded by the coding sequence GCAGACGAGTACCTGCTCAACTATGTCGCCGAGCAAGGTTTGACGCTACAGACCAAAGTGCTGGTGCTCAATGACAACTTCGGCGCGCTGGCGGCAAGCCTGGCGCCGCACGCGACCGTTACCAGCAGCAGCGATTCGTTTTTGGGAGCTCAGGCGCTGGAAAAAAACCTGGTACGGAACGGTCAGGCGTTCGACGCGGTGCCGGTGTTGCCGGCCAGCGAGCCGTTGACAGGTGTGTTCGACTGGGTGCTGATCCGCGTGCCCAAAACGCTGGCGTTGCTTGAGGAACAACTGATTTGCCTGCAAGGCAGACTTGCCCCCGACGCCCGCGTGATTGCTGCCGGCATGATCAAGCACCTGCCACGCTCCGCAGGCGAGCTGATGGAGGAATACATAGGTCCCGTTCAGGCATCGCTTGCCGTGAAGAAAGCCCGGCTGTTGTTTGCAACACCGCAAAGCAAGCCGGTCCAGACCTCCCCTTATCCAACCCGTTACACGCTGGACGATCCAAAGATTGAATTGCTCAATCACGCCAACGTGTTTTGCCGCGATGGCCTGGACATCGGCACGCGTGCCTTTTTACCGTTCCTGCCGCAAAACCTCGGCAGCGCGCGCGTCGCCGATCTGGGCTGTGGAAACGGCGTGCTGGCCATCGCAAGCGCCCTGACCAATCCGGACGCGCACTACACGCTGGTGGACGAGTCGTTCATGGCGGTGCAATCGGCCAGGGAGAACTGGCGCGCAGCGCTGGGTGACCGCGAGGCGCAGATCCATGCCGGTGACGGTCTGGCCGCACAGGCCCCGGACTCACTGGACCTGGTGTTGTGCAATCCACCGTTTCACCAGCAACAGACAGTTGGCGATTTCCTCGCGTGGCGGATGTTTCAGCAGGCACGCGCTGCGCTGGTCACCGGCGGTGCGCTATTGATCGTTGGCAATCGCCACCTCGGGTATCACAGCAAACTGGCGCGGCTGTTCCGGGGCGTGGAGCAAGTCGGCGCCACCCCAAAGTTCGTGATCCTGAAGGCAAGAAAGTAA
- a CDS encoding DUF2474 domain-containing protein, whose amino-acid sequence MSGNESFHEDDDPALKQPLWKRVGWLVVIWTGSVLALFVVALLLRSFMTAAGMKSH is encoded by the coding sequence ATGTCTGGCAACGAATCTTTTCACGAAGACGATGACCCGGCGCTGAAACAGCCACTCTGGAAACGCGTCGGCTGGCTGGTCGTCATCTGGACCGGCAGTGTGCTGGCGCTCTTCGTCGTCGCCCTGCTGCTGCGTTCGTTCATGACGGCGGCGGGCATGAAGTCGCACTGA
- the cydB gene encoding cytochrome d ubiquinol oxidase subunit II — protein MGIDLPLIWAVIIIFGIMMYVVMDGFDLGIGILFPFIKDDSERDVMMNTVAPVWDGNETWLVLGGACLFGAFPLAYSVVLSALYLPLILMLMGLIFRGVAFEFRFKATEKKRHLWDKAFIGGSLTATFFQGVALGAFIDGIPVVDRQFAGGSLDWFTPFTMFCGVALIFAYALLGCTWLIMKTEGKLQKAMHDLARPLALAVLAVTAIVSIWTPLAHADIANRWFSMPNLFLFMPVPALVLLTMWGLFKAVERNAHYTPFLLTLVLIFLGYSGLGISLWPNIIPPSVSIWEAAAPPQSQGFMLVGTLFIIPFILGYTFWSYYVFRGKVTQEDGYH, from the coding sequence ATGGGTATTGATCTTCCGCTGATCTGGGCCGTGATTATCATCTTCGGCATCATGATGTACGTGGTCATGGACGGTTTCGACCTGGGGATCGGGATTCTCTTCCCCTTCATCAAGGACGACTCCGAACGTGACGTGATGATGAACACGGTCGCGCCCGTCTGGGACGGCAACGAAACATGGCTGGTGCTGGGCGGTGCATGCCTGTTCGGTGCCTTTCCGCTGGCTTACTCGGTGGTTTTGTCGGCGCTGTATCTTCCGCTGATCCTGATGCTGATGGGCTTGATCTTCCGGGGCGTGGCGTTTGAGTTCCGGTTCAAGGCCACCGAGAAGAAACGTCATCTGTGGGACAAGGCCTTTATCGGCGGCTCGTTGACGGCCACGTTCTTTCAAGGTGTGGCGCTTGGCGCGTTCATTGACGGCATTCCGGTAGTCGACCGGCAGTTCGCAGGTGGTTCGCTGGATTGGTTCACGCCGTTCACTATGTTCTGCGGCGTGGCATTGATCTTCGCGTACGCCTTGCTGGGCTGTACCTGGCTGATCATGAAGACTGAAGGCAAGCTGCAAAAGGCGATGCACGACCTCGCACGTCCACTGGCGCTCGCCGTGCTGGCAGTGACCGCGATTGTCAGCATCTGGACACCGTTGGCCCATGCCGACATTGCAAATCGCTGGTTCAGCATGCCGAACCTGTTCTTGTTCATGCCGGTGCCCGCGCTGGTACTGCTGACCATGTGGGGCCTGTTCAAAGCGGTCGAGCGCAACGCGCACTACACACCGTTTCTGCTGACGCTGGTGCTGATCTTCCTGGGTTACAGCGGTCTGGGGATCAGCTTGTGGCCGAACATCATTCCGCCATCTGTCTCGATCTGGGAAGCCGCTGCGCCGCCGCAAAGCCAGGGATTCATGCTGGTGGGGACGCTGTTCATCATCCCGTTCATCCTGGGCTATACCTTCTGGAGCTATTACGTGTTCCGCGGCAAGGTGACCCAGGAAGATGGCTATCACTAG
- a CDS encoding cytochrome ubiquinol oxidase subunit I, giving the protein MFGLEALDLARIQFAFTVSFHILFPAITIGLASYLAVLEGMWLKTHQDVYRDLYHFWSKIFAVNFGMGVVSGLVMSYQFGTNWSRFSDFAGAVTGPLLAYEVLTAFFLEAGFLGVMLFGWNRVGRKLHFFATVMVAIGTLISTFWILSSNSWMQTPQGYEIVDGRIIPVDWFAIVFNPSFPYRLAHMATAAFVATAFFVGSSAAWHLLRGRDTPPIRKMLSMAMWMALIVAPLQAVIGDFHGLNTLEHQPAKIAAIEGHWENKGDEATPLILFGLPDMKEERTKYAVEIPYLGSLILTHSLDKQVPALKEFKPEDRPNSTIVFWSFRVMVSLGLLMIFVGFWSLWLRKRDALYTSRPFLYMALWMGPSGLIAILAGWFTTEIGRQPWVVYGLLRTADASSAHSVVQMSITLVLFVVVYFTLFGVGLGYMMRLVRKGPIVNEGGTPKHGGPGQKRTPARPLSAAEEGSEDGDHHDSLAKGN; this is encoded by the coding sequence ATGTTCGGTTTAGAGGCGCTCGATCTCGCCCGAATCCAGTTTGCATTCACTGTCTCGTTTCACATTCTGTTCCCTGCCATCACCATCGGTCTGGCGAGCTACCTTGCGGTGCTCGAAGGCATGTGGCTGAAAACGCACCAGGATGTCTACCGTGACCTTTACCATTTCTGGTCGAAGATCTTTGCCGTCAACTTCGGCATGGGTGTGGTATCCGGGTTGGTGATGTCTTACCAGTTCGGCACCAACTGGAGTCGTTTCTCCGATTTTGCCGGCGCTGTCACCGGGCCGCTGCTGGCCTATGAAGTCTTGACGGCGTTTTTCCTCGAAGCCGGCTTTCTGGGCGTGATGCTTTTTGGCTGGAACCGGGTAGGGCGCAAGCTTCACTTCTTCGCCACGGTGATGGTTGCCATCGGTACGCTGATCTCGACCTTCTGGATCCTCTCGTCCAACAGCTGGATGCAGACCCCGCAAGGCTACGAAATCGTCGACGGCCGCATCATTCCGGTCGACTGGTTTGCCATCGTCTTCAACCCCTCGTTCCCGTACCGCCTCGCCCACATGGCGACCGCAGCGTTCGTGGCCACGGCCTTTTTCGTCGGCTCATCGGCGGCTTGGCATTTGCTGAGAGGCCGAGACACGCCGCCCATCCGCAAGATGCTTTCGATGGCGATGTGGATGGCACTGATCGTCGCACCGCTTCAGGCTGTCATCGGCGACTTCCATGGCCTCAATACCCTTGAGCACCAGCCGGCAAAAATCGCCGCGATCGAGGGTCATTGGGAAAACAAAGGCGACGAGGCTACGCCGTTGATTCTGTTCGGTCTTCCGGACATGAAAGAGGAACGCACCAAGTACGCGGTTGAAATTCCGTACCTGGGCAGCCTGATCCTCACCCACAGCCTGGACAAGCAAGTTCCTGCTCTCAAGGAGTTCAAGCCTGAGGATCGCCCCAACTCGACCATCGTCTTCTGGTCGTTCCGGGTGATGGTGAGTCTGGGTCTCCTGATGATTTTCGTCGGTTTTTGGAGCCTCTGGCTGCGTAAGCGCGACGCGTTGTATACCTCGCGTCCGTTCCTTTATATGGCGTTGTGGATGGGTCCTTCAGGCCTGATCGCGATCCTCGCCGGCTGGTTCACCACTGAAATCGGCAGACAGCCGTGGGTGGTCTACGGCCTGCTGCGTACCGCCGATGCGTCCTCGGCCCATAGCGTTGTGCAAATGAGTATTACCCTGGTGCTGTTCGTGGTGGTGTATTTCACGCTGTTCGGCGTAGGCCTTGGCTACATGATGCGTCTGGTCCGCAAAGGGCCGATCGTCAACGAAGGCGGCACACCCAAGCACGGTGGCCCAGGCCAGAAACGCACGCCAGCCCGTCCTCTTTCCGCTGCCGAAGAAGGCTCCGAAGATGGCGACCACCACGACAGCCTGGCAAAGGGGAATTGA
- a CDS encoding alpha/beta hydrolase — translation MPSSYPLSTEMARFVAQTCSFAVESPETSAQRAAYSRMCQAFTPARPTGLEVEDFTLSNVPVRLYRPNGLSSDYCAPCVIYLHGGGWVVGDLDSHDFLTASLAVDLNAVVIAVDYRLAPEVAFPAAFDDCLAVWRGVQHQARWLCVDSQRVVIAGDSAGGNLTAAVCLALRDAGEGQPVGQALIYPALGGADDLPSRSECHDAPLLTREDIHVYQRLYLPDPEDAVSPYAMPLTARHFRGLAPAFIAVAQFDPLRDDGHEYERVLSEAGVATQLHLGHGLIHGYLRAKGRVPEVDCLYARMVQALLGFFAGKPPDAL, via the coding sequence ATGCCCTCGTCGTATCCCCTTTCAACCGAGATGGCGCGCTTTGTAGCCCAGACCTGCAGCTTTGCGGTCGAGTCGCCCGAGACAAGCGCGCAACGTGCGGCTTATTCGCGGATGTGCCAGGCCTTCACGCCTGCAAGGCCGACGGGGCTTGAGGTGGAGGACTTCACGTTGAGTAATGTGCCGGTGCGTCTTTACCGGCCCAATGGGCTCTCGTCTGACTATTGCGCGCCGTGCGTGATTTACCTGCACGGCGGCGGCTGGGTGGTGGGCGACCTCGATTCCCACGACTTCCTTACCGCATCGCTGGCCGTGGATCTGAATGCGGTGGTGATTGCAGTGGATTACCGGTTGGCGCCGGAGGTTGCGTTCCCGGCGGCCTTTGATGATTGCCTGGCGGTTTGGCGTGGCGTGCAGCATCAGGCCAGGTGGTTGTGCGTTGATTCGCAGCGAGTCGTGATTGCCGGCGACAGCGCGGGCGGGAATCTGACTGCGGCGGTCTGCCTGGCGCTGCGAGATGCCGGGGAGGGGCAGCCCGTCGGCCAGGCTTTGATCTATCCAGCGCTGGGCGGTGCCGATGATCTGCCCTCTCGCAGCGAGTGCCACGACGCGCCGTTGCTGACCCGTGAAGACATCCATGTCTACCAGCGGTTGTATCTGCCTGATCCCGAAGATGCAGTGTCGCCTTACGCGATGCCCCTCACGGCGCGGCATTTTCGCGGGCTTGCGCCTGCGTTCATCGCAGTGGCGCAATTTGATCCACTTCGCGATGACGGGCATGAATATGAGCGGGTACTCAGCGAGGCAGGCGTGGCCACGCAATTGCACCTGGGCCACGGCCTGATCCACGGCTACCTGCGAGCAAAGGGCCGTGTGCCGGAAGTCGACTGTCTCTATGCCCGGATGGTCCAGGCGTTGCTCGGGTTTTTTGCGGGCAAACCGCCTGACGCCCTGTAG
- the choX gene encoding choline ABC transporter substrate-binding protein yields MKTFFRLVSCGVLMLSTTAVLAAEPAKCQNVRMGVVNWTDVIATSAVAEVLLQNMGYEVKQTSAAQQIIFGGLRDDRLDVFLGYWKPAMDKNIAPFIAANQVKVLEKPSMNDAQATLAVPDYVASGGLKTFADIAKFKDKLGGKIYGIEPGTGANANIKGMIEKNQFGLGGFQLVESGEAGMLAAVQRAVKRNEWVVFVGWTPHPMNINMKIEYLTGSEDVFGPLEGAATVSVVTAPDYATRCPNVSKLMSNLQFTAAQESQMMVPIMERKAPADVARLWLKNHPEDVQRWLSGVTTFDGKDAAAAVQVAVSR; encoded by the coding sequence ATGAAAACCTTTTTCCGTCTTGTCAGCTGCGGGGTGCTGATGCTGAGCACCACCGCTGTGCTGGCCGCTGAGCCCGCAAAGTGCCAGAACGTGCGCATGGGCGTTGTCAACTGGACCGATGTGATCGCCACCAGCGCCGTTGCTGAAGTGCTTCTGCAAAACATGGGGTACGAGGTCAAGCAGACCAGCGCTGCCCAGCAAATCATTTTTGGCGGGCTGCGCGATGACCGTCTCGACGTGTTTCTGGGGTACTGGAAGCCTGCGATGGACAAGAACATTGCGCCGTTCATTGCGGCCAATCAGGTCAAAGTGCTCGAAAAGCCGAGCATGAATGATGCGCAGGCTACCTTGGCGGTACCCGACTACGTGGCATCGGGCGGCCTCAAAACCTTCGCCGATATCGCGAAATTCAAAGACAAGCTCGGCGGCAAGATCTACGGCATCGAACCTGGCACCGGTGCAAACGCCAACATCAAGGGCATGATCGAGAAAAACCAGTTCGGCCTCGGCGGCTTTCAATTGGTCGAATCGGGCGAAGCCGGCATGCTCGCGGCCGTGCAGCGCGCTGTCAAACGCAACGAGTGGGTGGTGTTCGTCGGCTGGACCCCTCACCCGATGAACATCAACATGAAGATTGAGTACCTCACCGGCAGCGAAGATGTTTTCGGGCCCCTAGAAGGTGCCGCGACGGTGTCGGTGGTGACGGCGCCGGACTACGCCACCCGCTGCCCAAACGTCAGCAAACTCATGAGCAACCTGCAATTCACGGCGGCACAGGAGTCGCAGATGATGGTGCCGATCATGGAACGCAAGGCGCCTGCGGACGTTGCCAGGCTGTGGCTCAAGAATCACCCCGAAGACGTGCAGCGCTGGTTGAGCGGTGTCACCACCTTCGATGGCAAGGATGCGGCAGCGGCCGTGCAAGTGGCGGTCAGTCGGTAA
- a CDS encoding xanthine dehydrogenase family protein molybdopterin-binding subunit, which translates to MNATNSPLGKPLDRVDGMLKVTGQARYAGEFPEKGLLHGSVVSSTIACGRVLSIDISKALAVPGVVAVIDHTNRPKIASYDEDYEDADSAEGSPFRPLYNDRVLYSGQPLALVVADTLELARHAGSLVKIEYETDDHQTHLQSVKDDAHEAPAETPKPRGNFQAEYVGAAVSVDAHYTTPNEHHNPMEPHASTVMYQADGSLEIHDKTQGPQNCQDYLHNVFGLEKDKIRVLAAFVGGAFGSGLRPQYQLPLAVMASLKLKRSVRVTLTRQQMFTFGYRPSTLQRLRLGAAANGKLVAIGHDVIGQTSRFEDFTEHVVEWSGMLYQCDNVQLGYKLAPLDVYTPLDMRAPGATSGMVGLECAMDELAIALGVDPVQLRIVNFAERNGNEDKPYSSKELKACYEQGAERFGWSNRNPEPRSMRAGRQLVGWGMAGGVWEAMQMPASAKASMDASGKLTVSSATTDIGTGTYTVMTQIAADAAGVMPEDVTFVLGDSSLPTAPLQGGSFTVSSVGTAVQQACRALRAKLLDAVRMAHPEFAVADMEEVGFGDGYLHIRDQRFSFGDIVRDSSHEVLEVQIDSKPDEKREAYSTATHSAVFVEVHVDEDLGNIRVNRVVSAVAGGRVVNPKTAGSQILGGVVWGISQALLEESHTDHTLGRVMNHSLAEYHIPVNADIGEIEVIFVEENDTIVNDLGSKGVGEIGIVGVASAIANAIYHATGKRVREFPITLDKVL; encoded by the coding sequence ATGAACGCTACCAATTCGCCATTGGGCAAGCCGCTGGACCGCGTCGACGGGATGCTGAAAGTCACGGGTCAGGCGCGCTATGCCGGGGAATTCCCTGAAAAGGGTTTGCTGCACGGCAGTGTCGTGTCCAGCACCATTGCGTGCGGTCGCGTGCTGAGCATCGACATCTCCAAGGCCTTGGCTGTGCCAGGCGTGGTGGCGGTGATTGACCACACCAACCGCCCCAAGATTGCCAGCTACGACGAAGATTACGAGGACGCCGACTCGGCTGAAGGCTCACCGTTTCGTCCGCTGTACAACGACCGTGTGCTGTACAGCGGGCAACCGTTGGCGCTGGTGGTTGCCGACACACTGGAGCTGGCGCGCCATGCCGGCTCCCTGGTGAAGATCGAATACGAGACCGACGATCATCAGACCCATCTGCAGTCGGTCAAAGATGATGCCCACGAAGCGCCGGCCGAGACGCCCAAGCCCCGTGGCAACTTTCAGGCGGAATATGTTGGCGCTGCGGTCAGTGTCGACGCGCACTACACCACGCCGAATGAGCATCACAACCCGATGGAGCCGCACGCATCGACGGTGATGTACCAGGCGGACGGCAGCCTGGAAATCCACGACAAGACCCAAGGCCCGCAGAACTGTCAGGATTACCTGCACAACGTCTTCGGCCTGGAGAAGGACAAGATTCGTGTGCTCGCGGCGTTTGTGGGCGGGGCCTTCGGCTCTGGCCTGCGTCCGCAGTATCAGCTGCCGTTGGCCGTCATGGCTTCGCTGAAGCTCAAGCGTTCGGTGCGCGTAACGCTGACCCGCCAGCAAATGTTCACCTTCGGCTATCGTCCGAGCACGTTGCAGCGCTTGCGTCTGGGCGCAGCGGCCAACGGCAAGCTGGTAGCAATCGGTCACGACGTAATCGGCCAGACCTCGCGTTTCGAGGACTTCACCGAGCACGTCGTCGAGTGGAGCGGCATGCTCTATCAATGCGACAACGTGCAACTGGGCTACAAGCTTGCGCCGCTGGACGTCTACACCCCGCTGGACATGCGCGCGCCAGGTGCGACATCCGGCATGGTCGGCCTTGAGTGTGCGATGGATGAGCTGGCGATTGCGCTCGGCGTGGACCCTGTGCAACTGCGCATCGTCAATTTTGCCGAGCGCAACGGCAACGAAGACAAACCGTATTCCAGTAAGGAACTCAAAGCGTGCTACGAGCAGGGTGCCGAGCGTTTCGGCTGGAGCAACCGCAACCCTGAGCCGCGCAGCATGCGTGCCGGACGGCAATTGGTGGGGTGGGGCATGGCCGGGGGTGTCTGGGAGGCGATGCAAATGCCAGCCAGTGCCAAGGCGAGCATGGACGCCAGCGGTAAGTTGACGGTCAGCAGCGCCACCACCGACATCGGCACCGGCACCTACACCGTGATGACGCAGATTGCGGCGGACGCGGCAGGCGTGATGCCTGAAGACGTGACCTTCGTACTGGGCGACTCTTCATTGCCAACTGCACCGTTGCAGGGTGGCTCGTTCACCGTGTCGTCGGTGGGGACCGCCGTACAGCAAGCGTGCAGAGCGCTGCGTGCCAAGTTGCTTGACGCTGTGCGCATGGCGCACCCCGAGTTTGCGGTGGCGGACATGGAAGAAGTCGGCTTTGGTGACGGCTACCTGCACATTCGTGACCAGCGCTTCTCCTTCGGTGACATCGTTCGCGATTCCTCCCATGAAGTGCTCGAAGTGCAGATCGACTCCAAGCCAGACGAGAAGCGCGAGGCTTACTCCACTGCCACGCACTCGGCGGTGTTCGTCGAAGTGCATGTGGACGAAGACCTGGGCAATATCCGGGTCAATCGTGTGGTCAGCGCCGTGGCCGGTGGTCGCGTGGTCAACCCGAAGACAGCCGGCAGCCAGATTCTAGGCGGAGTGGTGTGGGGCATCAGCCAGGCGTTGCTGGAAGAATCACACACCGACCACACCTTGGGTCGCGTGATGAATCACAGCCTGGCGGAGTACCACATTCCGGTGAACGCCGACATTGGTGAGATCGAGGTGATCTTCGTCGAGGAGAACGACACCATCGTCAACGACCTGGGTTCCAAGGGCGTGGGTGAGATCGGCATCGTCGGCGTGGCGTCAGCTATTGCCAATGCCATCTACCACGCCACCGGCAAGCGCGTTCGGGAATTCCCGATCACGCTGGACAAGGTGTTGTAA
- a CDS encoding FAD binding domain-containing protein: MTPFSYSKPTDISQAINLAGPATRFIAGGTNLLDLMKENIAKPEHLIDITGLPLSDIQQTANGGLMIGALVSNADLAWHPLIEGRYPLLSQAVLAGASPQLRNMASTGGNLLQRTRCYYFYDSTVPCNKREPGTGCPAKDGLNRIHAILGASDDCVATHPSDMCVALAALEAVVHVEGRAGKRQIEFADFHRLPGNTPERDNHLADDELITAVELPPARFVEHSHYLKIRDRASYAFALISVAAALELDGDIIRDVRLTLGGVAHKPWRDKAVESSLKGQAVSREAFVAAADAMLRDAQPLEHNAFKIKLARRAIVRALSDAATGGAV; this comes from the coding sequence ATGACTCCGTTCAGCTACAGCAAACCGACCGACATCAGTCAGGCGATCAACCTCGCTGGCCCTGCCACGCGCTTTATTGCCGGCGGCACCAACCTGCTCGATCTGATGAAAGAAAACATCGCCAAGCCCGAACACTTGATCGATATCACCGGACTGCCGCTTAGCGACATCCAGCAAACCGCCAATGGCGGCCTGATGATCGGCGCGCTGGTCAGTAACGCCGACCTCGCTTGGCACCCGCTGATCGAAGGCCGTTACCCATTGCTGTCTCAAGCGGTGCTCGCAGGCGCCTCGCCGCAGCTTCGCAACATGGCAAGCACCGGCGGCAACCTGTTGCAGCGCACTCGCTGCTACTACTTTTATGATTCCACCGTGCCGTGCAACAAACGTGAGCCTGGCACTGGCTGCCCCGCAAAAGACGGCCTGAACCGGATTCACGCCATCCTCGGCGCCAGCGACGACTGTGTCGCAACCCACCCGTCGGACATGTGTGTCGCGTTGGCTGCCCTTGAGGCCGTTGTTCACGTCGAAGGGCGTGCGGGCAAGCGGCAGATCGAATTTGCCGACTTCCATCGCTTACCGGGCAACACACCGGAGCGCGATAACCATCTGGCCGATGATGAGTTGATCACCGCCGTTGAGCTGCCCCCTGCGCGCTTCGTTGAGCACAGCCATTACCTGAAGATCCGCGACCGGGCTTCTTACGCATTTGCCCTGATTTCAGTGGCTGCTGCCCTTGAACTGGACGGCGACATCATTCGCGACGTGCGCCTGACACTCGGCGGCGTCGCGCACAAACCGTGGCGTGACAAAGCAGTGGAATCGTCGCTCAAGGGCCAGGCTGTGTCCCGCGAGGCATTCGTTGCCGCTGCAGACGCCATGCTGCGTGACGCGCAACCGCTTGAGCACAACGCCTTCAAGATCAAACTGGCACGCCGCGCCATTGTGCGCGCGCTGAGCGATGCCGCTACCGGGGGAGCTGTTTGA
- a CDS encoding (2Fe-2S)-binding protein produces MSATPQQDFAGHAISLTLNGQLRQLNVQPWTTLLDLLREQLDLVGTKKGCDHGQCGACTVLRDGKRINACLTLAIMCDGAELITIEGLAQDGQLHPMQQAFIKHDAFQCGYCTLGQICSAVGLANEGRASSNDDIKELMSGNLCRCGAYSNIRAAVQEVIPLLDAAPDQGGRNQ; encoded by the coding sequence ATGAGCGCGACCCCCCAACAGGACTTCGCTGGCCACGCGATTTCCTTGACTCTCAACGGCCAACTGCGACAACTCAACGTACAGCCCTGGACCACCTTGCTCGATTTGCTGCGTGAGCAGCTTGACTTGGTCGGCACCAAAAAAGGCTGCGATCACGGCCAATGTGGCGCGTGTACCGTGTTGCGCGATGGCAAGCGGATCAACGCCTGCCTGACCCTCGCAATCATGTGCGACGGCGCCGAGCTGATTACCATCGAAGGCCTCGCGCAGGACGGGCAATTGCACCCGATGCAGCAGGCATTCATCAAGCACGACGCGTTTCAGTGTGGTTACTGCACACTGGGGCAGATCTGCTCGGCAGTGGGCCTGGCCAATGAAGGCCGTGCGTCGAGCAATGACGACATCAAAGAATTGATGAGCGGCAATCTCTGTCGCTGTGGCGCGTACAGCAATATCCGTGCGGCGGTGCAGGAAGTCATTCCGCTGCTTGATGCCGCCCCAGACCAGGGAGGACGCAACCAATGA
- a CDS encoding NCS2 family permease encodes MLERLFQLKAHNTNVRTEILAGVTTFLAMAYILFVNPSILGETGMDKGAIFVATCLAAAIGSTVMGLIANYPIALAPGMGLNAFFTYTVVLHMGHTWQVALGAVFISAVMFFILSIFRIREWIINSIPLPLRSAIAAGIGLFLALIALHNAQIVVSNPATMVGLGDLAKPAPILATLGFFLIVALEALKVRGAVLIGILVVTIVSIVAGFTPFGGVMSMPPSLAPTFMQLDIAGALNIGLVSVIFSFLFVDLFDNSGTLIGVAKRAGLMGKDGHMPKMGRALIADSTAAMAGSLLGTSTTTSYIESAAGVSAGGRTGLTAIVVAILFLLALFFAPLAGSVPAFATAPALLFVAVLMTSGLAEINWDDITEAAPVVITALAMPFTYSIANGIAFGFIAWTAIKLLSGRGRELNSALVILSILFVIKLGFYP; translated from the coding sequence ATGCTGGAGCGGCTGTTTCAACTCAAGGCACATAACACTAATGTGCGCACCGAAATCCTCGCCGGGGTCACGACCTTCCTGGCCATGGCTTACATCCTGTTCGTCAACCCGAGCATCCTCGGCGAAACGGGCATGGACAAGGGTGCAATTTTCGTCGCCACCTGTCTGGCTGCCGCTATCGGTTCCACGGTCATGGGCCTGATCGCCAACTACCCCATCGCGCTGGCGCCGGGCATGGGCCTCAATGCCTTCTTCACCTATACCGTCGTGCTGCATATGGGTCATACCTGGCAAGTGGCGCTGGGTGCGGTGTTCATCTCGGCCGTGATGTTTTTCATACTGTCGATCTTTCGCATCCGCGAATGGATCATCAACAGCATTCCGCTGCCGCTGCGCTCTGCGATTGCGGCCGGCATTGGTCTGTTCCTCGCGCTGATCGCCCTGCACAACGCGCAAATCGTGGTCAGCAACCCCGCAACCATGGTCGGCCTGGGCGATCTGGCGAAACCTGCGCCGATCCTTGCCACCCTGGGCTTTTTCCTGATCGTGGCGCTCGAAGCCTTGAAAGTGCGCGGCGCTGTGTTGATCGGCATTCTGGTCGTGACCATCGTGTCGATCGTGGCGGGCTTCACACCGTTTGGCGGGGTCATGTCGATGCCGCCATCGCTGGCCCCTACGTTCATGCAGCTGGACATAGCGGGCGCGCTGAACATCGGTCTGGTGAGTGTGATCTTCTCGTTTCTGTTTGTTGATCTGTTTGATAACTCAGGGACGCTGATCGGGGTTGCCAAGCGCGCTGGCCTGATGGGCAAGGACGGCCACATGCCGAAAATGGGCCGTGCGCTGATCGCCGACAGCACCGCCGCCATGGCCGGTTCCCTGCTGGGCACCTCGACCACCACCAGTTACATCGAATCGGCTGCCGGCGTCAGTGCCGGAGGGCGCACCGGCCTGACGGCCATTGTTGTGGCGATTCTGTTTTTGCTGGCGCTGTTTTTCGCGCCACTGGCGGGCAGCGTTCCGGCCTTCGCAACGGCACCTGCACTATTGTTCGTCGCGGTGTTGATGACCTCGGGGCTCGCGGAAATCAACTGGGACGACATCACCGAAGCCGCGCCAGTGGTGATCACAGCCCTGGCAATGCCCTTCACCTATTCCATCGCCAACGGCATCGCGTTCGGTTTCATCGCATGGACGGCGATCAAGCTGCTGTCGGGTCGCGGCCGTGAGTTGAATTCAGCGCTGGTCATTCTTTCGATCCTGTTTGTGATCAAGCTAGGCTTCTACCCATGA